The Kitasatospora sp. NBC_00374 genome has a segment encoding these proteins:
- a CDS encoding sensor histidine kinase codes for MLSRAADLAAAPFRRRALAALLYALLAPVPALAGAALVLAGLLAGGVLSVTPLGPWLIALTVRGARGLGAVQRALARRLLGLAVEPPAPVGAAGAFAWRRAVLGDRAGWRAVGAALATPLTALLPLPAVLFGYVYGVLLAAHPLLQRWNRFTVHAADGSVRHVSLEVGGVQWDTWPRWLVPCAVGLCLLAAAPWLVRRTLAPQCALLRSLLGPDAADRRIRDLEETRTQAVDDAAATLRRIERDLHDGTQARLVGLGMHLTVIRELVLAGAGREQLLPVLETAQGNAKQAVADLRDLVRGIHPPALDSGLATALETLAADCPLPVEVTVELPRRPSPAVESIAYFCAAELLANAVKHSGARQVRIAVAAEPGEVLRLAVRDDGRGGAVVGAGSGLSGLRARARTVDGSLTCDSPRGGPTEVTVRLPY; via the coding sequence CGGTACCGGCGCTGGCCGGCGCCGCGCTGGTGCTGGCCGGGCTGCTGGCCGGCGGCGTGCTCTCGGTGACCCCGCTCGGGCCGTGGCTGATCGCGCTCACCGTCCGCGGGGCGCGCGGCCTCGGCGCCGTCCAGCGTGCGCTCGCCCGGCGGCTGCTCGGCCTGGCCGTGGAGCCGCCGGCGCCGGTCGGCGCGGCCGGGGCCTTCGCCTGGCGGCGGGCGGTGCTGGGCGACCGGGCCGGCTGGCGGGCGGTCGGGGCGGCGCTGGCCACCCCGCTGACCGCCCTGCTGCCGCTGCCGGCCGTGCTGTTCGGCTACGTGTACGGGGTGCTGCTGGCCGCGCACCCGCTGCTCCAACGGTGGAACCGCTTCACCGTGCACGCCGCGGACGGCTCGGTACGGCATGTCTCGCTGGAGGTGGGCGGGGTGCAGTGGGACACCTGGCCGCGCTGGCTGGTCCCGTGCGCCGTGGGGCTGTGCCTGCTGGCCGCGGCGCCCTGGCTGGTGCGGCGGACACTCGCACCGCAGTGCGCCCTGCTGCGCTCCCTGCTCGGCCCGGACGCGGCGGACCGGCGGATCCGGGACCTGGAGGAGACCAGGACCCAGGCCGTCGACGACGCCGCGGCCACCTTGCGGCGGATCGAACGCGACCTGCACGACGGCACCCAGGCCCGGCTGGTGGGACTGGGGATGCATCTGACGGTGATCCGCGAACTGGTGCTGGCCGGCGCCGGGCGCGAGCAGCTGCTGCCCGTACTGGAGACGGCGCAGGGCAACGCCAAGCAGGCCGTCGCCGACCTGCGCGACCTGGTCCGGGGCATCCACCCGCCGGCGCTGGACAGCGGGCTGGCGACCGCGCTGGAGACGCTGGCCGCCGACTGTCCGCTGCCGGTGGAGGTGACGGTGGAGCTGCCCCGGCGGCCCTCCCCCGCGGTCGAGTCGATCGCGTACTTCTGCGCCGCGGAGCTGCTGGCGAACGCCGTCAAGCACAGCGGCGCCCGGCAGGTGCGGATCGCGGTGGCCGCCGAGCCGGGCGAGGTGCTGCGGCTGGCCGTCCGGGACGACGGCCGCGGCGGCGCGGTGGTCGGCGCCGGCAGCGGACTGTCCGGCCTGCGGGCCCGGGCCAGGACCGTCGACGGTAGCCTGACCTGCGACAGCCCGCGCGGCGGACCGACCGAGGTCACCGTCCGGCTGCCGTACTGA